From the Platichthys flesus chromosome 6, fPlaFle2.1, whole genome shotgun sequence genome, one window contains:
- the c2cd4a gene encoding C2 calcium-dependent domain-containing protein 4A yields MWVVEKIRLSVERSNLPVPSAELNFKIGDIMFGDKADKTKRIFLCPNVITPDNIPEFFIPPTIPSSQETKSTEHSRAARVIKVSPSERPNPEIEVTHYEHLNPHIIQVESVDDGPYDDCSDEETTNADPQSQAALSLPHLAKAQTCYGFCTLLESPHTRRKESLFHSDPGSSPLLLPRSRSSVCSKVSHSTLPSSSHSSLGLNTLSSRLSPKCYSLNWQTAMDSDTTSSTESSPFSSPLLTRCPGKSSLFKTLSHELLLARNMRKAMVSRNNSLSTDEGSSTDNSPNVMRRASEGLAEGLPGNYSLAPPTIFPTDLTLHRERVMKEQMVPMGKDGSLRLSAEYCPDNQRLRVRLISAEGLYPLSVDPKIINCSVSLCLVPGKVQKQRSTVIRKSRNPIFNEDFFFDGIAEENLSQRSLRFKVVNKMSTLKRDYLLGDCDLPLSQIVS; encoded by the coding sequence ATGTGGGTGGTGGAGAAGATCCGTTTGTCAGTGGAGAGATCTAACCTGCCCGTCCCATCAGCCGAGCTCAATTTTAAAATTGGGGACATCATGTTTGGAGACAAAGCCGACAAGACCAAAAGGATTTTCCTCTGTCCTAATGTCATCACTCCTGACAACATCCCAGAGTTCTTCATCCCCCCAACAATCCCATCCTCGCAGGAGACGAAGAGCACGGAGCACAGCCGAGCCGCCCGCGTTATCAAGGTGTCTCCCTCTGAGAGGCCCAACCCTGAAATAGAGGTGACGCACTACGAGCATCTCAACCCGCACATTATCCAGGTGGAGAGCGTGGACGATGGCCCCTATGATGACTGCAGTGATGAGGAGACCACCAACGCAGACCCCCAGAGTCAGGCTGCCTTGTCCCTCCCGCACCTTGCCAAAGCCCAGACCTGTTATGGCTTTTGCACTTTACTGGAGAGCCCCCACACCAGAAGGAAGGAGTCGCTCTTCCACTCCGACCCTGGCTCCTCTCCCCTGCTGCTGCCCAGGAGTCGATCCAGCGTGTGCTCCAAAGTCTCCCACTCTACcttgccctcctcctctcattcctctcttGGCCTAAACACCCTGAGCTCCAGGCTTTCCCCAAAATGCTACTCCCTGAACTGGCAGACCGCTATGGACAGCGATACCACTTCTTCCACTGAGTCCTCTCCTTTCAGCTCGCCACTGCTGACCAGGTGCCCCGGCAAGTCTTCCCTCTTCAAAACACTGAGTCATGAACTACTCCTGGCGAGGAACATGAGGAAGGCAATGGTGTCCAGGAACAATTCCCTGTCTACAGATGAAGGCAGCTCCACAGACAACAGCCCCAATGTCATGAGGAGGGCTTCAGAGGGATTAGCTGAAGGCCTTCCCGGCAACTACAGCCTGGCACCGCCGACCATCTTCCCCACGGACTTGACTCTGCACAGAGAGAGGGTAATGAAGGAACAAATGGTGCCCATGGGGAAAGACGGCAGCCTGAGACTCTCAGCAGAGTACTGTCCAGATAACCAAAGACTGCGCGTTCGACTGATCAGCGCTGAGGGCCTCTACCCGCTCTCTGTAGATCCTAAGATTATCAACTGCAGCGTCAGCCTCTGTCTGGTTCCTGGAAAAGTCCAGAAGCAACGCAGCACAGTCATCAGAAAGAGCCGTAATCCAATCTTCAACGAGGATTTCTTCTTTGATGGTATCGCAGAGGAGAACCTCAGCCAGCGGTCCCTTCGCTTTAAAGTGGTGAACAAAATGTCAACCCTGAAAAGAGACTATCTTCTCGGTGATTGTGATTTGCCTCTTTCTCAAATTGTGTCATGA